One genomic segment of Salinibacter grassmerensis includes these proteins:
- the rpsN gene encoding 30S ribosomal protein S14, with amino-acid sequence MAKKSWIAREEKRERLYEKHKEERRRLKEEEKWVELQKLPRDSSPVRQNNRCKLCGRQRGYLRKFGVCRICFRELALEGKIPGIRKSSW; translated from the coding sequence ATGGCCAAGAAGAGCTGGATTGCCCGCGAAGAAAAGCGGGAGAGACTCTACGAGAAACACAAGGAGGAGCGACGGCGGCTCAAAGAGGAGGAGAAGTGGGTAGAGCTGCAAAAGCTTCCACGGGACTCCAGTCCCGTTCGCCAGAACAACCGATGCAAGCTTTGCGGACGGCAGCGCGGGTACCTGCGCAAGTTCGGCGTTTGCCGAATCTGCTTCCGCGAGCTTGCCCTTGAAGGCAAGATTCCGGGCATCCGGAAATCGAGCTGGTAG
- the rplE gene encoding 50S ribosomal protein L5, with translation MADAPRLQTQYQDEVRPSLTDQFGYENPMEVPRLEKICINRGVGEVSENQKVLDQAVEEMRKITGQQPTIRRAKRSIASFDVREGMPVGVKVTLREARMYEFFDRLVTLALPNIRDFRGVPDRSFDGHGNYTLGVDEQIIFPEIDVDNVDRIDGMDVTFVTDAETDEESYALLKGLGMPFVRRGDEEPAEA, from the coding sequence CGAGGTCCGTCCATCACTGACGGATCAGTTCGGGTACGAGAACCCGATGGAGGTGCCCCGCCTCGAGAAGATCTGCATCAACCGCGGGGTTGGAGAGGTCTCGGAGAACCAGAAGGTCCTCGATCAGGCCGTGGAAGAGATGCGGAAGATCACGGGTCAGCAACCGACCATCCGGCGTGCGAAGCGAAGCATTGCAAGCTTCGACGTGCGGGAGGGAATGCCCGTTGGGGTGAAGGTGACGCTCCGTGAGGCTCGGATGTACGAGTTCTTTGACCGGCTCGTCACGCTCGCCCTTCCCAACATTCGCGACTTCAGGGGCGTGCCTGATCGAAGCTTCGACGGCCACGGCAACTACACACTTGGCGTTGACGAACAGATCATCTTCCCGGAGATCGACGTGGACAACGTCGATCGCATCGACGGCATGGACGTCACGTTCGTGACCGATGCGGAGACCGACGAGGAGTCCTACGCGCTTCTCAAGGGACTCGGCATGCCGTTCGTCCGGCGTGGAGACGAAGAGCCAGCCGAGGCGTAG